A genomic stretch from Chitinophaga agri includes:
- a CDS encoding glycoside hydrolase family 71/99-like protein, with product MRKPSVWSFTLMVLTIITLHSSAQVAPAAQSVTGKLICGYQAWFNCYGDGSPVERWAHWSPGNYRSDTPKPAPGRITFEAFPDISEYPATSLFQTALGNLHDARNARLFSSWPQASIDLHFSWMQQHGIDGVAQQRFLGPTGDGVYKTSMDSLVRRIRRSAEKYQRIFYIMYDMSADDTAFFKADWLHIENDLRPQESPYYAHQHGKPVICIWGFGLNERSNRPANSLAIINWLKGKGYYVIGGVPAGWRTGTRDSHPGYENVYKAFNMLSPWAVGRFNSLTGADDFKTDNLVPDQAYCAANGLDYQPVIFPGFAWSNWNGGTRNMIPRLRGEFFWRQLYNIKSLGMNTAYIAMFDEYDEGTVIAKMADSYFAVTNDQYFLTTSADGTYIGADFYLRLAGQATKVLKGAAPLTTNVTIPYATAPLWFRTSVEPQYDATITWTDTPDQSVATTNVTGYDGTGAPICGIVQNESSHTGPSSIRVAGRATSATANAYCAFKIFDVNIPVTAGTGLSFWLYPTSNLSRYVTVDLIMTDGTSLRDAGAVDQHGVSMHPAAGHGTVNSWSQITCNIGQWLNGKTIDRIVVDYVHGNEVGNFKTYVDDIIISDTTTVASLQLKTPGRKH from the coding sequence ATGCGAAAACCCTCAGTATGGTCCTTTACCCTTATGGTACTGACGATCATTACACTCCATTCAAGCGCGCAGGTGGCTCCTGCAGCACAATCAGTGACCGGTAAACTGATTTGCGGATACCAGGCATGGTTTAATTGTTACGGCGACGGCTCGCCTGTAGAAAGATGGGCCCATTGGAGCCCCGGCAATTACCGCTCAGACACGCCCAAACCTGCTCCTGGCCGTATTACCTTCGAAGCATTCCCGGACATATCGGAGTACCCTGCCACCAGTCTGTTCCAGACGGCTCTCGGTAACCTGCATGACGCACGTAATGCCCGTCTGTTCAGCTCCTGGCCACAGGCATCGATTGACCTTCACTTTTCCTGGATGCAGCAACACGGTATTGATGGCGTAGCCCAGCAACGTTTCCTCGGACCTACCGGGGACGGTGTGTACAAAACCAGTATGGATAGCCTGGTACGAAGGATCAGGCGTAGTGCCGAAAAGTACCAGCGTATCTTCTACATCATGTATGACATGAGTGCGGATGATACCGCCTTCTTCAAAGCTGACTGGCTGCATATCGAAAACGATCTGCGTCCACAGGAATCCCCTTACTATGCCCACCAGCATGGAAAGCCGGTCATTTGTATATGGGGCTTCGGACTGAATGAACGCAGTAATCGGCCGGCCAATAGTCTCGCCATTATCAACTGGCTGAAAGGGAAAGGATACTACGTTATCGGCGGCGTTCCTGCCGGCTGGCGTACTGGTACCCGTGATTCACATCCTGGTTATGAGAATGTGTATAAAGCATTTAATATGCTGTCTCCCTGGGCCGTAGGACGCTTCAACAGCCTTACCGGTGCAGACGACTTTAAAACCGACAATCTGGTCCCGGATCAGGCGTATTGTGCGGCAAACGGGCTGGATTACCAACCGGTTATATTCCCTGGCTTTGCCTGGAGCAACTGGAATGGCGGCACCAGGAACATGATCCCCCGCCTCCGCGGAGAATTCTTCTGGCGCCAGCTGTATAACATCAAAAGCCTGGGTATGAACACCGCCTACATCGCTATGTTCGATGAGTATGACGAAGGCACTGTCATCGCTAAAATGGCGGATAGCTATTTTGCGGTAACGAATGATCAATACTTCCTTACCACCAGCGCTGACGGTACCTATATAGGAGCCGATTTCTACCTGCGGCTGGCCGGTCAGGCCACAAAAGTCCTGAAAGGGGCCGCGCCACTGACAACCAATGTGACCATCCCCTACGCGACGGCACCACTATGGTTCAGGACCAGTGTAGAACCACAATATGATGCAACGATCACCTGGACGGATACGCCCGACCAAAGTGTGGCTACCACCAATGTAACGGGCTATGACGGAACAGGTGCCCCCATCTGTGGCATTGTACAGAATGAGTCCAGCCATACAGGACCATCTTCCATCCGCGTGGCAGGAAGGGCTACTTCTGCTACTGCCAATGCTTACTGTGCCTTTAAGATCTTCGACGTCAATATTCCTGTAACTGCCGGTACCGGACTCAGTTTCTGGCTCTATCCTACCAGCAATCTTTCCCGTTACGTAACGGTAGACCTGATCATGACGGACGGAACTTCCCTGCGGGATGCCGGTGCGGTGGATCAACATGGTGTATCTATGCATCCGGCTGCAGGACATGGTACGGTCAACAGCTGGTCACAGATCACCTGTAATATCGGGCAATGGCTGAACGGTAAGACTATTGACCGTATCGTCGTGGATTATGTACATGGCAATGAAGTGGGTAACTTTAAGACATATGTGGATGATATTATCATCAGTGATACGACCACAGTGGCTAGTCTGCAATTAAAAACACCAGGCAGGAAACATTAA
- a CDS encoding ThuA domain-containing protein, translating to MNCFLQRILICICCLSITAASAQQHKPFKVLGFYTARHDQAHISFVHEANRWFAEMAKQHHFIYDSTNDWHKMNPGVLSQYQVVVFLDTRPDTPAQREAFRQYMENGGAWMGFHFAAFALTPSDYPQNWDWYHNQFLGSGEYGSNTWRPTSAILRVEHPEHPAMKHLPVTFTAAPNEWYRWSNDLKSNKDIEILLSIDPASFPLGTGPKPHEIWHSGYYPVVWTNKRYKMLYMNMGHNDIDYEHHTNKDLSHTFDNKVQRRFVLDALFWLAGR from the coding sequence ATGAATTGTTTTTTGCAGAGAATATTGATCTGTATCTGCTGCCTTTCCATTACCGCCGCCAGTGCCCAGCAACATAAGCCATTTAAAGTACTAGGTTTCTACACCGCCCGTCATGACCAGGCTCATATCAGTTTCGTACATGAAGCCAACCGCTGGTTTGCAGAGATGGCTAAACAACATCATTTCATTTACGATTCGACTAATGACTGGCATAAAATGAATCCAGGCGTACTCTCGCAATACCAGGTGGTCGTGTTTCTGGATACAAGACCTGATACACCCGCCCAGCGGGAAGCTTTCCGGCAATATATGGAAAACGGAGGCGCCTGGATGGGATTCCACTTTGCTGCTTTCGCGCTTACGCCATCCGATTATCCGCAGAACTGGGACTGGTATCATAACCAATTCCTTGGTTCCGGTGAATATGGCAGTAATACCTGGCGGCCCACATCCGCTATTCTGCGGGTAGAACATCCGGAGCATCCTGCCATGAAGCACCTGCCGGTCACCTTTACAGCGGCTCCCAATGAGTGGTACAGATGGTCAAATGACCTGAAATCAAATAAGGATATTGAGATATTGTTGTCGATAGATCCTGCCAGTTTTCCACTGGGTACAGGTCCTAAGCCACATGAAATATGGCATAGCGGGTACTATCCTGTTGTATGGACAAACAAGCGTTACAAGATGCTGTATATGAACATGGGGCATAATGATATCGACTATGAGCATCATACCAATAAAGACCTGTCACATACCTTTGATAACAAGGTGCAGCGACGGTTTGTCCTGGACGCGCTGTTCTGGCTGGCCGGCCGGTAG
- a CDS encoding S41 family peptidase has protein sequence MKLHLYKSAALLGALCLPLYMSAQTAAKDTVHVVSKEVTHEILTRISKQLDEGYPFPEIAKKYIATLKNQESRKAYQDLTPEKLARKITNDLRETHKDVHLTIFHNKDYYEQLTRSFSNTRTPEDDKLELERKRQNNYGFDAVELNKKTSTAYIKIQGGFHGDQEAFEMAANAMNMAAYSKNIIIDIRDNGGGTGMMGRFLAGYFFNAGDERYYLHGYHKDRSKDIQEWTYPFVPGKRMPDSKLYILVNKHTASATEGFAFAMQQMHRATIVGDTTAGAGIAGSMIPLKENLVVFMPVKMVAAPGSDEGWEGIGVLPDVPVKGEDARTEAEKLIKKEQDLASAARTK, from the coding sequence ATGAAACTACACTTATATAAATCTGCCGCCCTGCTGGGCGCTCTATGCCTTCCGCTATATATGTCCGCACAGACAGCTGCGAAAGATACAGTTCATGTGGTCAGTAAAGAAGTAACGCATGAGATCCTTACGAGGATCAGTAAACAACTGGATGAAGGATATCCTTTCCCGGAAATAGCGAAGAAATATATCGCAACCTTAAAAAACCAGGAATCCAGGAAAGCCTATCAGGACCTGACCCCGGAAAAGCTGGCCAGAAAGATCACCAATGATCTGCGTGAGACGCATAAAGATGTGCATCTTACCATCTTCCACAATAAAGATTACTATGAGCAGCTGACCCGTTCATTCTCTAATACCCGCACACCTGAAGATGATAAACTGGAACTCGAAAGAAAACGCCAGAACAACTACGGTTTTGATGCGGTGGAACTGAATAAAAAAACGTCTACTGCCTACATTAAAATACAAGGTGGTTTCCATGGCGATCAGGAAGCTTTTGAAATGGCTGCCAATGCTATGAATATGGCTGCGTATTCCAAAAACATCATTATCGACATCAGGGATAATGGTGGTGGGACCGGTATGATGGGACGTTTTCTCGCTGGTTATTTCTTCAATGCGGGTGACGAACGCTACTACCTCCATGGTTATCATAAAGACAGATCAAAAGATATCCAGGAATGGACATATCCTTTCGTTCCCGGTAAGAGAATGCCTGACAGCAAACTGTATATCCTTGTTAATAAACATACAGCATCTGCAACAGAAGGTTTTGCTTTCGCTATGCAACAGATGCATCGTGCCACTATCGTAGGCGACACGACCGCTGGTGCCGGTATCGCTGGTTCCATGATACCGCTGAAGGAAAACCTGGTGGTGTTCATGCCGGTGAAAATGGTCGCAGCTCCTGGTTCTGATGAGGGATGGGAAGGCATCGGCGTATTACCGGATGTTCCTGTAAAAGGTGAAGATGCAAGAACGGAGGCTGAAAAGCTGATCAAAAAAGAACAGGACCTGGCCTCAGCCGCCAGGACTAAGTAA
- a CDS encoding DinB family protein, translated as MISRPQAGEFVPYQEVYIKAVGNAEVPAILEELKDSTYAFFTAIPEEKADYAYAPGKWTVKETLGHMIDTERVFAYRLLCFLRGEQQGLPGFEQDDYVLNSSAGERSLQDLANEFRVVRESTIYLTRNLKKEQETIMGKASNNPVSVRTLAYIIPGHELHHLSILKERYLPGMGIQI; from the coding sequence ATGATATCAAGACCACAAGCTGGCGAATTTGTACCCTACCAGGAAGTTTATATTAAGGCTGTTGGCAATGCGGAAGTCCCTGCAATACTGGAAGAACTGAAAGACAGCACGTATGCATTTTTCACAGCTATTCCGGAGGAAAAGGCCGACTATGCATATGCGCCGGGAAAATGGACTGTAAAGGAAACTTTAGGGCATATGATCGATACGGAGCGGGTATTTGCCTACAGACTGTTATGTTTCCTGCGGGGAGAACAACAGGGGTTACCAGGGTTTGAACAGGATGATTACGTCCTGAACTCATCTGCCGGTGAACGCTCCTTACAGGACCTGGCAAATGAGTTCAGGGTAGTACGTGAATCAACGATATACCTGACACGTAATCTGAAAAAAGAACAGGAAACTATTATGGGCAAGGCCAGTAATAATCCGGTATCTGTAAGAACACTGGCTTACATAATTCCCGGCCATGAGCTGCACCATTTAAGCATACTGAAAGAAAGGTATTTACCTGGAATGGGCATCCAGATCTAA
- a CDS encoding TIGR02117 family protein, with product MKKVIKIIGWTILTPVVLVALYLSAAYVLSRITVDKEPASGDEIPLYILTNGVHTDLVMPVRNSQIDWSKDVRFVNTRGKDTTAEWIAFGWGDKGFYLETPTWADLKFSTAFKAATGLSSSAIHATYYRTMREGNDCIRLNIDSAHYAGLISYIQGSFDRDDKGNVIHIVTDANYGTTDAFYEAKGSYSLFHTCNTWANSGLKSGGQKACLWTPFDKGIFYQYKSRK from the coding sequence TTGAAGAAAGTAATCAAGATCATCGGATGGACTATTTTAACTCCGGTTGTACTCGTAGCCCTATACCTGTCAGCAGCTTATGTGTTATCACGTATTACGGTGGATAAAGAACCCGCCAGCGGTGATGAGATCCCGCTTTACATTCTGACAAATGGCGTACATACAGATCTGGTGATGCCGGTGCGCAATAGTCAGATCGACTGGAGCAAAGACGTCCGCTTTGTCAATACCAGAGGAAAGGATACTACGGCCGAATGGATTGCTTTCGGATGGGGAGACAAAGGCTTCTACCTGGAAACGCCTACCTGGGCGGACCTGAAATTCAGTACGGCTTTTAAGGCCGCTACCGGCCTTAGTTCATCGGCTATTCATGCTACTTATTACCGCACGATGCGTGAGGGGAATGATTGTATCAGACTCAATATTGACAGTGCGCATTATGCAGGACTGATCAGCTATATACAGGGTAGTTTTGATCGTGATGATAAAGGGAATGTGATCCACATTGTTACAGATGCCAATTATGGAACCACAGATGCATTTTATGAGGCAAAAGGTAGTTATAGTCTGTTTCATACCTGTAATACCTGGGCAAACAGTGGTTTGAAAAGTGGCGGACAAAAGGCCTGTCTGTGGACGCCGTTTGATAAGGGCATCTTTTATCAGTATAAAAGCAGGAAATAG
- a CDS encoding rhamnogalacturonan lyase family protein, producing MKSMFTQLLILALISLSSSSAVSQSKQMEFLSRAPVAVRQSSSAVYIGWRMLGTDPSSISFNVYRNGVKLNATPITNSTNYVDNVTTNGSYTIRPVINGAEQTATPAVSVWTSIYKTIPLQLPAGGTTPSGEAYTYTANDASVGDLDGDGEYEIVLKWDPTNAKDNSQSGYTGNVYIDAYRLNGTRLWRIDLGRNIRAGAHYTQFMVYDLDGDGKAEVAMKTADATVDGVGTVIGSATADYRNSSGYVLSGPEFLTVFNGQTGAAMATTNYLPARGTVSSWGDSYGNRVDRFVNAVAYLDGARPSLIMGRGYYTRLVRVAWDWRNGQLTQRWTFDSNTSGNGAYAGQGNHQVTVGDVDNDGKQELINGSSAINDNGSGLYVNGLGHGDAMHMTDLDPERAGQELWQCHETPSQYGNFGIEFRDAASGTPIWGRGAAHGITGDVGRALAGDVDPTHIGYEVWASAGDLYTCKGVSIGTAKPSNNFGIWWDGDLCRELLDGVKLDKWNYTSKALNRLLTLSDYGGTSNNSTKANPCLTADLLGDWREEVLVRSADNSSLLLFTTTAETSYRLYTLMHNLQYRTAIAWQNTAYNQPPYPDYYLGTGMSTPPQPNIYIPNSSALRIQEVKETIKDSQILTIRPNPVDNAAYLDYNSQNTRLNVVITAGDGHVVFRRTGSITELNNGLNAIIGSFPKGLYIVQLKDGKQHFKGKIVKQ from the coding sequence ATGAAAAGCATGTTCACCCAACTGCTGATCCTTGCACTGATCAGCCTTTCTTCCTCTTCTGCCGTCTCGCAGTCGAAACAGATGGAATTTCTTTCAAGAGCGCCTGTTGCCGTACGCCAGAGCAGCAGTGCCGTCTACATCGGCTGGCGTATGCTTGGCACCGACCCCAGTTCCATTAGTTTTAACGTGTACAGGAACGGTGTAAAGCTGAACGCCACTCCCATCACCAATTCCACGAATTATGTTGACAATGTCACCACCAACGGTTCTTATACCATCCGCCCCGTTATAAATGGTGCTGAGCAGACAGCTACTCCGGCTGTCAGTGTATGGACCAGTATCTACAAAACAATCCCCTTACAGCTCCCCGCTGGTGGTACCACGCCATCCGGTGAAGCATATACCTACACTGCCAATGATGCCAGTGTAGGCGACCTGGATGGCGATGGTGAATATGAGATCGTCCTGAAATGGGATCCTACCAATGCCAAGGACAACAGCCAGAGTGGCTATACCGGTAATGTGTATATTGATGCATACCGGTTGAACGGTACACGTTTGTGGCGTATTGACCTGGGACGTAATATCCGTGCCGGCGCCCATTACACACAGTTCATGGTGTACGACCTGGATGGTGATGGTAAAGCAGAAGTGGCGATGAAAACAGCTGATGCAACTGTAGATGGCGTGGGTACTGTGATTGGTAGTGCGACCGCCGATTACAGGAATAGTAGTGGATATGTGCTGAGTGGTCCTGAATTTCTGACTGTATTCAACGGACAAACAGGGGCTGCGATGGCGACGACCAATTACCTGCCTGCCCGTGGTACCGTGTCTTCCTGGGGAGACAGCTATGGCAACCGTGTAGACAGATTTGTGAATGCGGTGGCTTATCTGGATGGTGCCCGTCCTTCTCTTATCATGGGCCGTGGCTATTATACCCGCCTGGTGAGAGTCGCCTGGGACTGGCGGAATGGTCAGCTCACCCAACGCTGGACTTTTGACAGCAATACATCCGGTAACGGCGCGTATGCAGGACAGGGTAATCACCAGGTAACGGTGGGGGATGTGGATAACGATGGAAAGCAGGAGCTGATCAATGGTTCGAGTGCTATCAATGACAACGGTAGTGGACTATATGTCAATGGCCTCGGACACGGTGATGCCATGCACATGACAGATCTCGATCCGGAAAGAGCAGGGCAGGAGTTGTGGCAATGCCATGAGACACCGTCCCAGTATGGTAACTTTGGTATCGAGTTCAGAGATGCGGCCAGTGGTACGCCTATCTGGGGCAGAGGAGCGGCCCATGGTATTACCGGAGATGTCGGCAGGGCGCTGGCCGGTGATGTGGATCCCACCCATATAGGTTATGAGGTGTGGGCTTCCGCCGGTGATCTGTATACCTGTAAAGGAGTATCTATTGGTACTGCCAAACCCAGTAATAATTTCGGTATCTGGTGGGATGGTGATCTGTGCAGGGAATTACTGGATGGTGTGAAACTGGATAAATGGAATTACACCTCCAAAGCGCTGAACCGTTTGCTTACTTTATCTGACTATGGTGGGACTTCCAATAACAGTACAAAGGCTAATCCCTGCCTGACTGCCGACCTGCTGGGCGACTGGCGGGAAGAAGTACTGGTAAGAAGTGCTGATAACAGTAGCTTGTTATTATTCACAACAACAGCTGAAACTTCTTACAGACTGTACACGCTGATGCACAATCTCCAATACCGCACGGCTATTGCCTGGCAGAATACTGCGTACAATCAGCCGCCTTATCCTGATTACTACCTCGGTACCGGTATGAGCACACCACCGCAGCCGAATATTTACATTCCGAACAGCAGTGCGCTACGTATACAGGAAGTGAAGGAAACGATCAAAGACAGCCAGATACTGACGATCCGTCCTAATCCCGTTGACAATGCAGCTTATCTGGATTATAATAGCCAGAATACCCGTTTAAACGTCGTTATAACGGCTGGAGATGGCCATGTGGTATTCAGACGCACCGGCAGCATTACAGAGCTGAATAATGGCTTAAATGCAATAATAGGATCATTCCCGAAGGGGTTGTATATCGTACAGCTAAAAGACGGTAAACAACATTTCAAGGGTAAAATAGTAAAGCAGTAA
- a CDS encoding rhomboid family intramembrane serine protease, protein MAHIGLINLLLIIVNIAVSYKGLKDRTFFNKYSFEVDNILVYKDYKRLISSGFLHVNWMHLLFNMFSLYAFSGLELRMGHASYLVLYVASLVGGNLLSLLIHRNHGDYSAVGASGAVCGIVFASIAVFPGMKLGFFGLPFAIPAWAYGVGYVLYSIYGVRSKKDNIGHEAHLGGALIGMLVVLCMVPEVVVTNLPTILAILLPGIFFVYIIVTRPHALLIENKYFQEHVGDYDLDDRYNLERSGQKQDLDALLEKIHKRGMKSLTKKERAMLMKYSEEV, encoded by the coding sequence ATGGCACACATTGGTCTCATTAACCTCTTACTGATTATTGTAAATATTGCAGTTTCTTACAAAGGACTAAAGGACCGCACCTTTTTCAATAAGTACTCATTTGAAGTAGATAACATCTTGGTCTACAAAGACTACAAACGACTGATCTCGTCAGGGTTCCTGCACGTGAACTGGATGCATCTGTTGTTCAATATGTTCTCCCTGTATGCCTTCAGTGGGCTTGAACTGAGGATGGGGCATGCGAGCTACCTGGTATTGTACGTGGCCAGTCTGGTAGGAGGGAACCTCTTATCGCTGCTGATCCACCGTAATCATGGTGATTATAGCGCTGTGGGGGCTTCCGGGGCTGTGTGTGGAATTGTCTTTGCTTCCATTGCTGTCTTTCCGGGAATGAAGCTGGGGTTCTTCGGCTTGCCGTTTGCTATTCCCGCCTGGGCATATGGCGTGGGATATGTACTCTATTCTATTTACGGTGTACGTTCCAAGAAAGATAATATCGGCCACGAAGCGCACCTGGGTGGTGCCCTGATTGGAATGCTCGTGGTGCTGTGTATGGTGCCGGAAGTGGTGGTGACCAATCTCCCGACCATTTTGGCGATCCTGCTACCAGGGATCTTTTTTGTGTATATCATCGTGACCCGCCCGCATGCACTGCTGATCGAAAACAAGTACTTCCAGGAGCATGTAGGAGATTATGACCTGGATGACCGTTATAATCTCGAACGGTCCGGCCAGAAGCAGGACCTGGACGCCCTGTTGGAAAAGATCCATAAACGCGGTATGAAAAGTCTGACCAAAAAAGAGCGGGCTATGCTCATGAAGTATTCAGAAGAAGTGTGA
- a CDS encoding serine hydrolase domain-containing protein, with amino-acid sequence MKKLLCLGIFLGTLHPAIAQDTTAKLDSLVSAYHKLHRFNGTVLVAQQGKILLDKAYGYQRTADKTLNEPGTIFQLGSVTKQFTATVILKLEEQKKLSLQDKLSKYFPDYPKGDSITIENLLTHTSGIYNYTNNREFMQNEVTIPASREKIMGLFKDKPLNFSPGTKWDYSNSGYSMLGYIIEKAAGKPYEQVMRAYIFGPLHMDHTGFDFKNLKDSKKSTGYFNISDTSSTPAPSVDSTISYAAGAMYSTTADLYKWHQAAQQYKIISKADWERAYTPFMNHYGYGWESDSIAGKRKVSHGGGIHGYVTTIVRVPEDDVCIVVLDNAADKEVGKIGQSLLSILYKQPYTLPYERIAIQVPEATLKQYEGEYNLFPNFNIVMTVKNGMLIGQPTGQAESPLFAEKEDFFFLKIVNAQIRFTRNDNREITGLILYQNDREMPGKKIK; translated from the coding sequence ATGAAAAAATTACTATGCCTGGGCATATTCCTTGGCACGTTACACCCTGCTATTGCCCAGGATACCACTGCTAAACTGGATTCTCTTGTCAGCGCCTATCACAAACTACATCGGTTCAACGGCACCGTACTGGTAGCACAACAGGGTAAGATATTACTGGACAAGGCCTATGGATATCAACGTACAGCCGACAAGACCCTGAATGAACCAGGTACGATCTTTCAACTGGGCTCTGTAACCAAACAATTCACTGCCACCGTCATTCTCAAACTGGAAGAACAAAAGAAACTAAGTCTGCAGGACAAGCTGTCAAAATATTTCCCGGACTATCCCAAAGGCGACAGCATCACCATTGAAAACCTGCTGACACATACATCCGGTATTTACAATTACACCAATAACAGGGAGTTTATGCAGAATGAAGTTACTATCCCTGCCAGCAGAGAGAAGATCATGGGCCTTTTCAAAGACAAACCGCTTAACTTCTCCCCCGGCACCAAATGGGATTACTCAAACTCCGGTTATTCCATGCTGGGATATATTATAGAAAAGGCAGCCGGTAAACCGTACGAACAGGTGATGAGAGCGTACATCTTCGGCCCTTTACATATGGACCATACAGGCTTTGACTTTAAGAACCTGAAAGACAGTAAGAAGTCAACCGGCTATTTCAATATCAGCGATACCAGCAGTACACCCGCGCCATCCGTGGATTCTACCATCTCTTATGCAGCCGGAGCCATGTACAGCACTACCGCCGATCTGTATAAATGGCACCAGGCAGCGCAGCAGTACAAGATCATCTCAAAGGCTGACTGGGAAAGAGCGTATACACCATTCATGAACCATTATGGCTATGGATGGGAGTCTGACTCTATTGCCGGCAAACGTAAGGTATCACATGGCGGCGGCATACATGGATATGTCACTACTATTGTGAGGGTACCGGAAGATGATGTGTGCATCGTTGTACTTGACAATGCGGCTGACAAGGAGGTAGGTAAAATAGGGCAATCGCTGCTGTCTATACTTTATAAGCAGCCATACACCCTACCGTACGAGAGAATCGCGATACAGGTGCCGGAAGCGACACTGAAGCAGTATGAAGGAGAATATAACCTGTTCCCGAATTTCAATATTGTCATGACAGTGAAAAATGGTATGCTGATAGGCCAGCCTACCGGGCAGGCGGAGTCTCCGCTGTTCGCTGAGAAAGAGGATTTCTTCTTCCTGAAAATAGTGAATGCACAGATCAGATTTACGCGGAACGACAACAGGGAGATAACGGGACTTATCCTGTATCAGAATGACAGAGAGATGCCTGGAAAGAAAATAAAGTAA
- a CDS encoding 2-hydroxyacid dehydrogenase codes for MRKRVYITRNVPEIALQLLNDNQIDYTVWTENRHQPAEELIPVMKEYDAIIVSGPLQVDRHFLESCRHLRIISMMSVGYDNVDVTAAKDLGIAVGNTPGVLSGATADTAFLLMLAASRKAFHMHKEILRGNWNFWDPTANLGLELNGKTLGIVGLGRIGFEMAQRCAGAYGMKIIYYNRGINEEAERQLGAIRVSFDELLQNSDVVSVHTALTPETKELFNKEVFSKMKPSAIFVNTARGGIHNEGDLIAALQNGTIWGAGLDVTNPEPMTADNPLLNMPNVAVLPHIGSATVDTRNAMAAIAARNVIRTFEGKELEHAVVENVTRV; via the coding sequence ATGCGTAAGAGAGTGTATATAACAAGGAACGTTCCTGAGATAGCGTTGCAACTGCTGAATGACAATCAGATCGACTATACGGTGTGGACGGAGAACCGTCATCAGCCGGCAGAAGAACTGATCCCGGTGATGAAGGAATACGATGCGATCATTGTGTCCGGTCCGCTGCAGGTAGACCGTCATTTTCTCGAATCATGCCGTCATCTGCGTATCATCTCCATGATGTCCGTAGGGTATGATAATGTGGATGTTACAGCAGCAAAAGACCTTGGTATAGCCGTGGGCAATACGCCAGGCGTACTCAGCGGCGCTACTGCAGATACTGCTTTTCTGCTGATGCTGGCGGCTTCCCGTAAAGCTTTTCACATGCACAAGGAGATCCTGCGTGGCAACTGGAATTTCTGGGATCCTACGGCTAACCTGGGACTGGAACTCAATGGTAAGACACTGGGGATCGTTGGTTTAGGCAGGATCGGTTTTGAGATGGCGCAGCGATGTGCAGGTGCTTACGGTATGAAGATCATATATTACAACCGCGGTATAAATGAGGAAGCAGAAAGGCAACTGGGCGCTATACGTGTCTCCTTTGATGAGTTACTGCAGAATAGTGATGTGGTATCCGTACATACCGCACTGACGCCAGAGACGAAAGAACTCTTCAATAAAGAGGTGTTCAGTAAAATGAAACCTTCCGCAATATTCGTTAATACGGCCAGGGGCGGTATTCACAATGAAGGCGACCTGATCGCTGCATTGCAGAATGGCACGATCTGGGGCGCGGGGCTGGATGTGACCAATCCTGAACCTATGACCGCAGATAATCCCCTGCTGAATATGCCCAATGTCGCTGTGCTGCCGCATATAGGCTCAGCTACGGTTGATACACGTAATGCCATGGCCGCCATAGCAGCCAGAAATGTCATACGGACATTTGAAGGGAAGGAGCTGGAACATGCGGTAGTAGAGAATGTAACGAGGGTGTAA